The Sebastes umbrosus isolate fSebUmb1 chromosome 19, fSebUmb1.pri, whole genome shotgun sequence genome has a segment encoding these proteins:
- the sprn2 gene encoding shadow of prion protein 2, with the protein MLDIGVEMMLIPSVLVLTKDCRSSITTSQCDPTERSPVMTGQQKLLSLWVWLLLMAALCPGVDSKRGGIFKGRGKDKDKDKGKGDGDGDKAPPSKSRGLPKQGLKWAGAAAAGMLGGTGTGYGLGLFGRPKHKSHHGHKTSSSEQDQRHYHDEGQRSHNQSLWRAIKAAAPAPTTNMFLTLGHVVSFLIAAWIRDI; encoded by the exons ATGTTGGATATTGGTGTGGAAATGATGCTGATACCAAGTGTTCTGGTTTTGACAAAGGACTGCCGCTCCAGCATCACGACCTCTCAGTGTGATCCAACAGAAAG ATCTCCAGTAATGACTGGCCAGCAGAAGCTTCTCTCCCTGTGGGTTTGGCTGCTGCTCATGGCAGCTCTGTGCCCAGGCGTAGACAGTAAGCGTGGAGGCATCTTCAAGGGTCGCggaaaagataaagataaagataaaggtAAAGGTGACGGCGACGGCGACAAAGCGCCTCCCTCCAAGAGCCGAGGCCTCCCCAAGCAGGGCCTGAAGTGggcgggagcagcagcagccgggaTGCTGGGAGGCACGGGCACCGGGTACGGGCTAGGGTTGTTTGGTCGGCCGAAGCACAAATCTCATCACGGGCATAAGACGTCCTCCTCTGAGCAAGATCAACGGCATTACCATGACGAAGGCCAAAGATCTCACAACCAGTCTCTGTGGAGAGCCATTAAGGCGGCTGCCCCCGCTCCCACCACTAACATGTTCCTCACACTTGGACATGTGGTGTCTTTCCTTATAGCAGCCTGGATAAGAGACATCTGA